Proteins from one Rosa chinensis cultivar Old Blush chromosome 7, RchiOBHm-V2, whole genome shotgun sequence genomic window:
- the LOC112177408 gene encoding F-box protein At3g07870-like produces the protein MNPTKFAGATHRPTTKNNKRNPHSKTTNVFNSGDLAQTPRQITRPVQVRVLVLALLAPKPSLHQTPTPTKTWLPLDPWLHRPHRPSHQRHLLDRSRQERLLEAKRRDCTEASEGSEPPTCWFDISNSITGESLALPTMPTKPTRKRSHMQIISGLGFCPFRRVYKVLCTFPIKGSSDEEEAMVLTVGLRISWRSIGHYKGTAAGKTQKRMIYLNGSLHWINDYGKRTISICAFDVEREVFQQLPSFTVGAPFLWDCDLGVLRGWLSLLVNISTSTIYGDISFWVMNDYGVKESWTK, from the coding sequence ATGAACCCAACCAAATTTGCCGGCGCCACCCATCGGCCAACAACAAAGAACAACAAGAGAAACCCTCATTCTAAAACTACCAATGTATTTAACAGCGGAGATCTTGCACAGACTCCCAGGCAAATCACTCGTCCAGTGCAAGTACGTGTGCTCGTCTTGGCGTTGCTGGCTCCTAAACCCTCACTTCACCAAACCCCTACTCCCACGAAGACGTGGCTGCCTCTTGATCCGTGGCTTCACCGACCTCACAGACCCTCGCACCAGCGGCACCTTCTTGATCGATCTCGACAAGAAAGACTACTCGAAGCCAAACGTCGAGATTGCACTGAAGCTTCCGAGGGATCCGAACCCCCCACCTGTTGGTTTGATATATCAAATTCCATTACCGGTGAGTCTTTAGCTCTTCCTACAATGCCTACCAAACCGACACGTAAACGGAGCCATATGCAGATAATTTCCGGGCTAGGGTTTTGTCCCTTCCGCCGTGTCTATAAAGTACTGTGTACCTTTCCAATAAAAGGTTCTAGTGATGAAGAGGAGGCAATGGTTTTGACAGTTGGGCTGCGGATCAGTTGGAGAAGCATTGGGCATTATAAAGGCACGGCTGCTGGGAAAACACAAAAGCGTATGATTTATCTGAATGGATCCCTTCACTGGATAAATGATTATGGAAAAAGGACTATTTCGATATGTGCCTTTGATGTTGAGAGAGAGGTGTTCCAACAATTACCATCTTTTACAGTGGGAGCTCCCTTTTTGTGGGACTGTGATCTTGGAGTTTTGAGAGGTTGGCTTTCCCTACTTGTTAACATAAGCACTTCGACTATTTATGGGGACATTAGTTTCTGGGTGATGAACGATTACGGTGTCAAGGAGTCTTGGACCAAATAA
- the LOC112177407 gene encoding protein FAR1-RELATED SEQUENCE 5-like gives MYGRRVEFSIRRHTHYKNKHSGKLISRIFVCSKEGLRTIDKRDHLTKNPRAETRTSCDAEMIIKLDKSSGRYRVVQFEETHSHDLVIQECAHMLPSQRNVTSSQGAEMELVQDSRIPLKLSFELMGREVGGREALGFTKQYQKNYLQSQRQKKLAYGEVGCLLKYFQNQALENPSFFYAVQLDSDGQITNILWADVRMILDYGLFGDVVSFDTTYRTNEANRPFGVFVGFNHHRETVIFGAALMYDETSD, from the coding sequence ATGTATGGGCGAAGAGTTGAGTTTAGTATTAGAAGACATACACATTACAAGAACAAGCATTCTGGTAAGCTCATCTCAAGAATATTTGTTTGTTCTAAAGAAGGTTTACGTACAATAGATAAGCGAGACCATTTGACTAAGAATCCTCGAGCGGAGACACGAACAAGTTGTGATGCTGAAATGATCATTAAGTTGGATAAATCAAGTGGTAGGTACAGAGTTGTTCAATTTGAAGAAACTCACAGCCATGATCTTGTAATACAAGAGTGTGCTCACATGCTACCATCTCAACGAAATGTTACTTCTTCACAAGGAGCTGAGATGGAATTGGTACAAGATTCTAGAATCCCACTGAAGCTTTCATTCGAGTTAATGGgcagagaagttggtggaagagAGGCTCTTGGATTCACTAAacaatatcaaaaaaattatcTTCAATCTCAGAGGCAAAAGAAATTGGCATATGGAGAAGTAGGATGCTTATTAAAATACTTCCAAAATCAAGCATTAGAAAATCCCTCATTTTTCTATGCTGTGCAATTGGATAGTGATGGGCAAATAACAAATATTCTTTGGGCTGATGTTAGGATGATACTTGATTATGGTTTATTTGGTGATGTTGTGAGTTTTGACACTACATACAGAACTAATGAAGCCAATCGTCCATTTGGAGTATTTGTGGGATTTAATCATCATCGTGAGACTGTAATCTTTGGGGCTGCATTGATGTATGATGAAACTTCTGATTAG